Proteins found in one Salvia splendens isolate huo1 chromosome 10, SspV2, whole genome shotgun sequence genomic segment:
- the LOC121752196 gene encoding probable mediator of RNA polymerase II transcription subunit 26b isoform X1: protein MGDVSLDKWRDYFRSASSDIFSIIEHAILIAASDCPHDFRLKRDRIAEMLFTCKLVKCFGCELNGDKSEDKLKSEIDDTKESKVNSSSRDYADDHTNQAEALTDEIEEESQFYGEVLRIKDVVDNFEDESDAMLFECLRKLQLMPLSVEILKATEIGKSVNSLRKHGSKEIRNIVRTLIEDWKVMVDSWVNATAAVAEMATESVKTSVVEEEEEEEGLPSPPLDEGAFFATPSSMELSQFFDGIDDDGSEFLPYVYSAAVYSLGVCHSVLSRISHYKKNKDGLFLIEEDVVSDPRNSGEFNKNRESGRKPTIPKTDHRKWKPQNPRDSGPPPNDRKPEPKRNEEATWMKQAPSKPRRPSSDEPGPGRPKPPSTESALGRFKPSPKPKVEYETIKAKQKSENRPIQRKPMPPQQEKVNLKNEASVRMKLEAAKRKLQERYQEAENAKKQRTIQVVELQDLPKQSQQRNPHMRAGNHNRQWTNGRR from the exons ATGGGCGATGTGAGTCTGGATAAATGGAGGGATTATTTCCGAAGCGCGAGCTCCGACATTTTCAGCATAATCGAGCACGCGATACTGATCGCTGCATCCGATTGCCCTCACGACTTCCGATTGAAGAGGGATCGGATTGCGGAGATGCTCTTCACCTGCAAACTGGTCAAGTGTTTCGGCTGCGAATTGAATGGCGATAAGAGCGAGGATAAATTGAAGAGCGAGATCGATGATACGAAGGAGAGCAAGGTCAATAGCAGCAGCAGAGACTATGCTGATGATCACACGAATCAGGCTGAGGCTTTGACTGATGAGATCGAGGAGGAGTCGCAGTTCTATGGGGAGGTGTTGAGGATCAAGGATGTTGTTGATAACTTTGAGGATGag TCTGATGCAATGCTGTTTGAGTGTTTGAGGAAGCTTCAGCTCATGCCTTTGTCTGTCGAGATACTTAAG GCTACGGAGATTGGGAAGTCTGTTAATTCTCTCCGGAAGCATGGATCAAAGGAAATCCGGAATATAGTGAGGACGTTGATTGA GGATTGGAAAGTGATGGTTGATTCGTGGGTTAATGCTACGGCAGCTGTTGCAG AAATGGCAACAGAATCTGTGAAAACAtctgttgttgaagaagaagaggaggaagaagggCTACCATCTCCTCCACTCGATGAAGGGGCTTTCTTTGCTACCCCTTCTTCAATGGAGCTGTCACAG TTCTTTGACGGCATTGATGATGATGGAAGTGAGTTTCTTCCCTATGTCTATTCTGCTGCTGTTTATTCTCTGGGCGTATGCCATTCGGTTCTTAGTCGAATTTCccactataaaaaaaacaaagatggATTATTTCTTATTGAGGAGGATGTTGTTTCAGATCCTCGAAACAGTGGGGAGTTCAACAAGAACCGAGAAAGTGGCAGAAAGCCGACTATTCCAAAAACAGACCACCGTAAATGGAAACCTCAGAACCCCCGTGACTCAGGCCCTCCTCCAAATGACCGGAAACCTGAGCCAAAGAGAAATGAGGAAGCTACATGGATGAAACAAGCCCCTTCAAAACCTCGTAGGCCTTCCAGTGATGAACCTGGACCAGGAAGACCAAAGCCTCCGAGCACTGAATCAGCCCTCGGTAGATTTAAACCATCTCccaaacccaaggttgaatatGAGACCATCAAAGCCAAGCAAAAATCCGAAAATCGCCCAATTCAGAGGAAACCAATGCCTCCACAACAGGAG AAGGTGAATTTGAAAAACGAGGCTTCAGTTCGTATGAAATTAGAGGCTGCAAAAAGAAAACTGCAGGAACGCTATCAAGAAGCTGAAAATG CCAAGAAACAGAGAACCATACAAGTTGTGGAGTTGCAAGATCTCCCCAAGCAGAGCCAACAAAGGAATCCACACATGAGGGCCGGCAACCACAACAGGCAATGGACGAATGGACGAAGATAG
- the LOC121752196 gene encoding probable mediator of RNA polymerase II transcription subunit 26b isoform X2, translating into MGDVSLDKWRDYFRSASSDIFSIIEHAILIAASDCPHDFRLKRDRIAEMLFTCKLVKCFGCELNGDKSEDKLKSEIDDTKESKVNSSSRDYADDHTNQAEALTDEIEEESQFYGEVLRIKDVVDNFEDESDAMLFECLRKLQLMPLSVEILKATEIGKSVNSLRKHGSKEIRNIVRTLIEDWKVMVDSWVNATAAVAEMATESVKTSVVEEEEEEEGLPSPPLDEGAFFATPSSMELSQFFDGIDDDGNPRNSGEFNKNRESGRKPTIPKTDHRKWKPQNPRDSGPPPNDRKPEPKRNEEATWMKQAPSKPRRPSSDEPGPGRPKPPSTESALGRFKPSPKPKVEYETIKAKQKSENRPIQRKPMPPQQEKVNLKNEASVRMKLEAAKRKLQERYQEAENAKKQRTIQVVELQDLPKQSQQRNPHMRAGNHNRQWTNGRR; encoded by the exons ATGGGCGATGTGAGTCTGGATAAATGGAGGGATTATTTCCGAAGCGCGAGCTCCGACATTTTCAGCATAATCGAGCACGCGATACTGATCGCTGCATCCGATTGCCCTCACGACTTCCGATTGAAGAGGGATCGGATTGCGGAGATGCTCTTCACCTGCAAACTGGTCAAGTGTTTCGGCTGCGAATTGAATGGCGATAAGAGCGAGGATAAATTGAAGAGCGAGATCGATGATACGAAGGAGAGCAAGGTCAATAGCAGCAGCAGAGACTATGCTGATGATCACACGAATCAGGCTGAGGCTTTGACTGATGAGATCGAGGAGGAGTCGCAGTTCTATGGGGAGGTGTTGAGGATCAAGGATGTTGTTGATAACTTTGAGGATGag TCTGATGCAATGCTGTTTGAGTGTTTGAGGAAGCTTCAGCTCATGCCTTTGTCTGTCGAGATACTTAAG GCTACGGAGATTGGGAAGTCTGTTAATTCTCTCCGGAAGCATGGATCAAAGGAAATCCGGAATATAGTGAGGACGTTGATTGA GGATTGGAAAGTGATGGTTGATTCGTGGGTTAATGCTACGGCAGCTGTTGCAG AAATGGCAACAGAATCTGTGAAAACAtctgttgttgaagaagaagaggaggaagaagggCTACCATCTCCTCCACTCGATGAAGGGGCTTTCTTTGCTACCCCTTCTTCAATGGAGCTGTCACAG TTCTTTGACGGCATTGATGATGATGGAA ATCCTCGAAACAGTGGGGAGTTCAACAAGAACCGAGAAAGTGGCAGAAAGCCGACTATTCCAAAAACAGACCACCGTAAATGGAAACCTCAGAACCCCCGTGACTCAGGCCCTCCTCCAAATGACCGGAAACCTGAGCCAAAGAGAAATGAGGAAGCTACATGGATGAAACAAGCCCCTTCAAAACCTCGTAGGCCTTCCAGTGATGAACCTGGACCAGGAAGACCAAAGCCTCCGAGCACTGAATCAGCCCTCGGTAGATTTAAACCATCTCccaaacccaaggttgaatatGAGACCATCAAAGCCAAGCAAAAATCCGAAAATCGCCCAATTCAGAGGAAACCAATGCCTCCACAACAGGAG AAGGTGAATTTGAAAAACGAGGCTTCAGTTCGTATGAAATTAGAGGCTGCAAAAAGAAAACTGCAGGAACGCTATCAAGAAGCTGAAAATG CCAAGAAACAGAGAACCATACAAGTTGTGGAGTTGCAAGATCTCCCCAAGCAGAGCCAACAAAGGAATCCACACATGAGGGCCGGCAACCACAACAGGCAATGGACGAATGGACGAAGATAG